The Sulfurimonas sp. HSL-1716 sequence TGATCGCAGGTTTTCAGTTCATGGTGGCAACGGACAATCTTATCCTTATCTTCATAGGACTTGAGACAGCATCTTTGGCGCTTTATACGCTTATCGCTCTGCACAACAGAACAAAATCTTTTGAAGCGGCAGTGAAATATTTCACGATGGGCGCATTGGCAGCCGGATTCTATGCTTTTGGTTCGATGATCTTTTATGCATTGAGCGGTTCTGTCGAGATACATCAGATAGCTGCGGTGTTTCATGCCGACGGTTTTGCAAATCTGCCGTATATCTTGATCGGTGTAGTGTTCCTGCTCGGTGCAGTAGGGTTCAAGCTCTCTTTGGTACCGTTTCATACATGGGCACCTGATGTTTATGAGGGAGCAAGCGCTTCTATGGCGGGGTATATGTCTATCGTTCCTAAGATAGCGGGTTTTGTCGTTGTTATGCGTCTGTTTGAGTTCCTTGTTCACAGCGGTGTAGTCTGGATGGACGTCATTCTTTACGCTACGGTTGTCATCACGATGACGGCACCGAACATCTGGGCTCTTGTCCAAACGGACGTCAAACGTATGCTGGCATACAGCTCTATATCGCATGCAGGATTCGTTATGGCGGCGGTTCTTATCGCCACCACTCAATCAAATTCTGCACTGTTCTTATATTGGACGCTCTTTACGTTTACGAATCTCGGATCGTTCTCTATGCTTTGGATCTCTCGCCAGAAGAATCTTCCGGCGGGACAAAGTTCGGATCACCCGTATACGAAGTTCTCCGGTATGATAAAAACGGCACCGATAGCAGCGACTATTATGGCCTTGTTTATGCTGAGCCTTGCGGGAATACCTCCTTTTGGACTGTTCTGGGGTAAACTCTACATGATATCTTCGGCGGTTTCTGGAGGTTACATCGTACTAGCACTCATCATGGCGCTTAACTCGGCAATAGCCGGGTACTACTATGTAAAACTGATAGTATATATGTTTATGAAAGAGCCTGTTCCTGGACTTGAAGGAAAAGTGTATTCCATGAACGCTTCTACGTCTCTTCGTACGATCATAGGGATCGCGGCGATAGGAACTGTTTTTGCTGTGATAGCTATAAACCCGTTATTAGAGTTTATTACAAGATTTGTGTACAATAGCGGATACTAAAAACTAAAAAAACATAAGGAGTAAGATAAGTGTTGAAATGGCTGCTGCTCCTTATGACTCCATTTTATCTTTACGCGCTTGAGATAACGTTTCAGGCGGGCAAAGAGAATTTTGACAAATACAGCATCTTACACATAAGAAACGATACACCCTTTATCTGCGAACCTCAGTTGGATGATTTTAAAAATATCAACAAGGTCGTCTGTGCATTTTCCAAAAAACCCGAAAAGCTGTTCAAACCTTTAAACGACGATTTTTTCAATGTCGTGAGCGAAGTGAAAAAAGACACTTTCTTTCTTATCGTCACACCCGTTTACAAGATGAAGCTTCTTCCAGATGTTTTTGACCTTTCGAACGAAACAACAATATATAAATCCGACGTAAAACTCTCAAGATCATGGATGATGGTGGGGTATAAGAACAAGTTTTCTATGCTTAAAGAGGACAAAACCCCTTCTATAGGGTTGAATATACCGATAACGTTTGCACATAAGGACCTGTTTTACATCGGAAGTCTGGATATCAAAGGCAATCCGGTACATATAAAAGAAGCAAGAGACGTGAGTGCGTACTTAAAAGCGAAAAAGCAATATGAAAAAGAGGATTATGCCCAGTCTCTTGCTATCATCAACGAGATCATGAACGCATATCCCGACTCCATCTTTATGAGCGAACTGCTGTATTATAAGATAAAAGCACTTTCTAAACTTCATAAATACGAAGAGGTCAGAGAGCTTTCAAAAGAGTATCTGCGTACGTACTCTTCTGATGAGAACGTTCCCGAAATTCTTTCGCTTACCGCAATGGCATATAGCAAGCTGAGCCTTAACAGCGATGCGGATTATTTTTATGACAGGCTGTTTTCCGAACACGCAGACTCCGATTTTTCAAAAAAAGGGATGATATACAAAGGGGATCAGCTAAGTGACTCGGGAGACACGAAAAAAGCACGGGAGTATTATATACGTGCGCTCAACGAAACAAAAAGTATCGATACGGCTGCTATTGCAGCAGAGAAAATAGCCAAGAACTATCTGGGAGGTACGGATTCGAAAAAAGCCAAGATATATGTGGATAAGATACTTGAGGCCGATCCGTCTTACTTTTTGAAAGATCCTCAGGATTCCATATTGCTTGCGCAGAGGCTGGCCGATAAAAAGATTTTTATTGAAGCATCAAAAATTTCTCAGATAGTGTTAAAAACATTGAAAAGACTCGATGACGATTATGAACCGCTTCTTAAAAACAGCGGAGTATGGCTTGCTAAATCCGATGAAAAATCAGACGCTATCAAACTCTTAAACAGGTATATCAAAGAGTTCGAATACGGAAGTTTTCTAAAAGAGGTCCAGACTACAAAAGACTCTCTCTTCTTTGATACGGGGGATAAAAATATAAGCGCAAAGCTTTTAAACTACGATAACCTCATAAAAACATATAAAGGCGATTCCATCGGAGAGAAGGCCATATATAAAAAAGCGGAGTTATTGTTAGACAAGCAAAGATATCCCGAGCTGCTTAACATGAAAGATGCGCTTGCAAAGCTGGATAAAACGACCTATCCCGGCGTAGACGGTATGATAAACAAAGCAGCGACAAACCTGATGAAAGAGCGTCTTAAAGAGGACAGATGCAGCGATGTCATAGATATATCGACCAAGTACGATATAAAGCTCTCAAACGAATTTGACGACGGGCTTTTTAAGTGTTATATGAAGGTTTCGAAGTTCAGCTCGGCAAAAGAGATCGCTTCAAAACATATAGACTCTAAGATATTGACACAGCGTATGAAATGGATGTATCAGTATGCTAACGTCGATTTTCAGATAGGCGAGTACAAGGACTCCATCACGATCGGGAATGATCTTATAAAACTTATAGGTAAAGATAAAAAAAGTCCCTACACGGATATTTATAGATTGATGTTCGATGCATATCAAAGGGCCGGCAACAACAATAAGATGATAGAGATGATGACGAAGATAACGGATATCTTCGGAGACGATTTTAAAGATATCGAAAGATATGTTCAAATGATGACTCTGGGAACGGCGTTAAAAGATGACAGTATCATCATCACGTATGCGCAAAAGGTGATGGACCTGCAAAACAACACATCCTCTTATACCCAGTCGCCGTATGTCGAGTTCGCACTCTATCAGGCTTATTTAAATAAAGACGATATAACACGGGCAATGGATACACTCTATTCGCTTGATGACAGGAAGCTGAACAAAGAGCAAAGAGCAAGACAAAAATATCTGCTCGGATCGCTTCTGCAAAAACAGTGGAGATACGACGAAGCAAAAAAAGAGTTCAAAAAATCGATAGAAGCCGATAAAGACTCCGCTTGGGCGAAACTGGCGGCAGACGCCATGAAACTTATTTAAAACCGTATTCTTTTTTCCAGCTCCAAAAGAGGTGCGGTGATCACATCTTGAAACTGGGTACGGTTGAAGGTCTGCTGGCGTTTTGCCAGCTGAGCCGTATGAGTGGAGATATTTTCAAGCATCTTCTTTTTATCGACCGATCCGTCAAGATACTCCAACACCTCCGATATCCCTATCGATTTCATGCAGTTTGGCTCTCTGGTGTATTTGTGTTCGAGATAGGCGACTTCATCGATGATCCCCATCTGCAGCATCTTCTGAGACCTTGCTTCTATGCGCTTTCTCAGCGTCTGTCTGTCGACTTCTATATCGTATATTTCAAGGTCCTGGATGATCGGTTTTGGAGGATGCTTTAAAAACCATTGTGAGGGAGTAAGCCCCGAAGCTTTATAGATCAGAAGCATTTTTTCGATTCTATAACTGTCGTTAGGGTCGATATTTTTCATGTACTCCTCATCAAGCGAGTAAAGAAGTTTATAAGAGTCTTTCGGGTGCAGGAGCAGCTCTGCGACTTCGTCTTTTATTTTTTGCTCGATTTTTGGGATCTGAGACAGCCCTTGTAGAAGAGATTTAAGGTAAAAAGTAGTGCCGCCGACAATAACCAGGTTTTTGTTATCGTGTTTTGCCTGCGAGAGAGCGTTTTTATAGATGTTTATAAAGATGTCTACGTTAAAATTCTCGTTTGGGTTTATCTCGTTTATACCGAAATGCCGTATCTTTAAGAGCTCCTTGGCAGAGGGTTTTGCAGAAGCTATATCGATCTCTTTGTAGATGCTCAGAGAATCGATGGACAAAATGTATGCATCGTGTTTTTCAGCGATGTTAAGCGCCAGATCACTTTTCCCCGATGCGGTCGGACCGATAATTGCGATTTGTTTCATATTGAAATTATATCAGCTAAAAGGTTATTTCGCTAAAATAAGAAAAAAATAGTTTTGTAGGAATTCTAGTGCAGAGATATATAAGCAGATTAAAAGATTTCAATGAGCTGGTCATGTTCCAGCATTCCATATTTTCGCTGCCTTTTATCTTTATAGCGATGGTGGTTTCGGCTGACGGATGGTTCGGGTTCAGACTGCTTGTTCTTGGGATCTTGGCGGCGATCAGCGCGAGAAATTTTGCTATGGGACTCAACAGATGGGCGGACAGGGAGTTTGACAGATCCAATCCGCGTACGGCTTCTCGTCCAAGCGTCGACGGAAGGCTCGATGCTACCTCCATCTTTATATTCACGATGGTAAACGCGCTGGTTTTTATTGCGGTTGCCTATCTTATCAATGCACTGGCGTTTTATCTTTCCGTTCCTATTTTGGTGGTTCTTGGAAGCTACTCCTATTTTAAAAGGTTCAGCGAGGGTGCACATATCGTACTTGGAATATCTTTGGGGCTTGCTCCTTTGGCGGGCGTTGTGGCGGTGCAGGAGAGCATTCCTGCATGGTCTGTACTGCTGAGTATCGGGGTGATGTTTTGGGTGGCGGGATTTGATCTTCTGTACTCTTTGCAGGATATAGAGTTCGACAAGAAAAACGGTCTCTTCTCGATACCTTCGAGATACGGCTCCGAAGCCACATTGAGCATATCGGCTTTTTTTCATCTTTTGACCGTCGTTTTCTGGAGTTTTTTCGTCGTATGTGCGAATCTCGGTATTTTCGCATATCTTGCCGTCATCTTCAGCTTGTTGATGCTGGCGTATGAACACTATCTGGTAAGAAAAGATTTTACCAAGATAGACAAGGCATTTTTTACCGTTAACGGTTATCTGGGTATAGTGTTTTTTGTATTTATAATATTAGATAAGGTGTTTTCATGAATATACGTTTAGTTCCGGCTCCAATATCTATAACTTTTAGTCCTGCCGCAGAAGATGAAGAGAATTTTTTACGCGAGTATCATAAACTGAGTCAAACCGACGACGATCCCATAGCACAGTGGCTCAAACTCGCAAAAGCCCGCGGTGATACTTCGCAGAGCGACCCGGTGTTGTTAAATCTGATGGTCGAGCTTCACAGAAAAATAGATGAGCTTGAGAAGTTTATAAAAGACGAAAAGCCCGTACGCATAGAGCTGATGCATCATGCCGATATCGAGAGCATAGGGTTTCATCACTTTAAAATAAAAGAGGAGATACTTTCCGCCGGAGTCGAATACTACGGAAGGATCGAGATGCCTGTTTATCCGAAGCGGGATATAGGCATATATTTTAAAGCCCTTGACGGAGATATTGCGGAGATAATCAAGATGCATGACAGAGACGAAAAAGAGTGGAACACGTACCTTACCGCTCGTGAACGTATATTGATCAGAGAGATGAAAGAGGGTAAAAGTGATACCGATTGAATACATTTTAATAGTTATCGGTGTCATCATCCTCTACATAATCTATTATATCTTTTCAAAAGATGCGCAGCTCACACGAAATATAAGAGCGATCGCTTCGGCTGTGGAAGATGCGAACCGTCAGATATACATGATAGAAAAAAAGCTGTATGAGATGGATAAAAAGTCATCTACGACGGACATAAAAAGAGGTATGAACGATGAAGAGATATATCAGGAGATAGAACGCAGTGTTTATGATTTTATAAATCCCGTTTCTTCGAATATCAAAGAGATAGAACGAAATCTGGCGGATCTGTCGGTCGCAGTCGATTCAAGGCTTGCTAATCTCGAAGGCGGGATACGTCAGATATCTCTGCCCTCTTCAGTCCATGGAAACGATGACAGCAAAATAACTTCACTGTTTAAACAGGGGGTCGATGTCGATACGATCTCAAAAGAGCTGCATCTTTCAAAGGCGGAAGTAGAGTTCGTATTGAAGATCAACCAGCTAAGATAAAGTGACGGGTATGGCAGATAGAAAACTTTTTGTTTTGACATCGATATTGATCTCTATGAGCATATTGATGTCCTATTCGCTTACGACGTATACGGTCGTACTTTTTGATATGGGAGAGTTCCATTTTCTTATCCGCCAGGCGGTCTTTGGAGTACTTTCTATCTTGATCATGTGGTTTTTCGCTCAGCTTGATCCCGATGTCTGGCTTCACAGGCTCGGTCTTATCCTGTTGATAACTTCGATGCTGCTGATGATTATCATGCCGTTTCTGCCTGCAAGTCTGGTCTCGGAAGTGGGAGGGGCAAAAAGATGGATAAAAATACTCGGTTTTTCATTGGCGCCGGTCGAGTTTTTCAAGATAGGGTTTATCTACTTTTTGGCGTGGAGTTTTTCCAGAAAACTCGGATATCACGGAGGAATGGGAATAAAACAGGAGTTTTTGCGTTTCTTGCCCTATGCCGTCATCTTCGTTGCCATCATGTTCATCATCGCTTTTGTCCAAAACGATCTCGGACAGGTCGTCGTCCTCGGATTGACCCTGCTTTTTATGCTGATGTTTGCCGGAAGCAGTTTCAAGTTCTTCTTGGTGCTGCTTTTTAGTGCATTCAGCTTTTTTGCTTTTTTTGTCTTGACGGCGGAACATAGGATACTGCGTATAAAATCATGGTGGTCTCTGGCGCAAAATTCCATTTTGCAGCTTTTTCCCGAATCGATCGCCTCACATCTGCGCGTCCCTTCTTCAACCGAACCCTATCAGATAGGACACTCGCTAAACGCCATACATAACGGCGGAATATTCGGCGTAGGTCTTGGAGACGGTACGTTTAAGCTTGGTTTTTTAAGTGAAGTTCATACCGACTTCATACTGGCGGGAATATCCGAAGAACTGGGATTTATAGGTGTATTGACGGTAACGGTTATATTTTTATGGATACTGCAGCGTATATTTAAAATCGCAAACCGTTCGAACGATTCGGTGAACTATCTTTTCAGTCTGGGCATAGGGCTGCTTATATCTTTTGCATTTTTGATAAATGCCTACGGTATAAGCGGATTGGCTCCTATTAAAGGGATATCTGTACCTTTTTTAAGCTATGGAGGTTCGGCCATCATCGCCGCTTCCATGGGTATCGGGATGGTGCTTATGGCATCAAAGAAGGTAAATATGGATAAAAAAAGGCTCAACGGGTGAAATTTTGTATCACGGGAGGCGGAACGGGAGGACATCTCAGCATCGCCGAAGCACTTTGTTCCTCGGCTATCACAAGAGGGCATGAAGTTGTGTTTATCGGTTCGACGAACGGGCAGGACAGAGCATGGTTCGGCGAACACAGCGGGTTTTCCCATACATATTTTTTAGAAACCTCGGGAGTCGTCAATAAAAAAGGTGCGGCAAAAGTCAAAGCCTTGTACCATATCTTTAAAGCGGTGCTGGAATCGAGAAGAATATTTAAGAGACACAAGATACAAGCGGTTATAAGCGTAGGCGGATTTTCTGCTGCTCCTGCGGCGTTTGCGTCCGTTATCTCCGGGCTGCCGCTTTTTATTCATGAACAAAACGCCGTCGTGGGGAGATTGAACTCCGTTTTAAGGTCCCGCGCAAAATATTTTATATCCGCATACGAAAAAGATTCGCCTATAAAAGGATATCCCGTAAAAGAGCTCTTTTTCAGTTCATCCAGAGTAAGAGAAGAATTAAAAACGATCATCTTCCTTGGCGGTTCTCAAGGAGCAAAAGCGATAAACGATCTTGCTTTGCAAACGGCCCTGTCCTTAAAACAAAAAGGGATAAATATCATCCATCAATGCGGTGAGCGCGATTTTAAAAGAGTTAAAGAAGAGTACGAAAAGATCGGTGTAGAGGTCGAACTGTACTCGTTTACCAAAGATCTGAACTCACTTGTAAGCAGAGCGGATCTGGCAGTGAGCCGCGCGGGTGCGAGCACTCTTTGGGAACTTTGCGCAAACGGACTGCCCGCGTTTTTCATTCCCTATCCCTATGCGGCGGGAGATCATCAGTTTTACAACGCAAACTTTATCGTAAAAAAGAATATGGGCTGGTGCGAGAGAGAGGGAGAAGATTTGAAAGAGAAGCTGCTTGATATTTTAGACGAGCCTCTGCAGCAAAAGAGTGAAAAACTCATCGAACATTCCCATAAGAACGTGGCCGAAGAGATGATAAAACTTTTTGAAAGTGCGATATAGGATGGATAGATGTTAGCGGAATTTGCACAGTGGCTTTTGGCGACGGTTTTTGATTGGGGATATCTTGGAATTTTTTTTCTTATGGCGGTTGAGAGCTCGTTCGTACCGTTTCCAAGCGAAATCATTTTGATCCCGGCAGGCGTATTGATCGCGGATGGAAAGATGAACCTGTATCTGGTCTTTGCGTTTTCGATACTGGGCTCACTGTTCGGTGCTTTGGTAAACTATTATCTGGCGATGTTCGTGGGAAGAAAGTTTTTGGACAGATTCGGAAAATATTTTTTCATCAGTCAAAACTCTTTGGAAAAGATGGATAATTTCTTTGAGAATCATGGTCATATCTCGACGTTTACCGGAAGACTTCTTCCCGGCATCAGACAGCTCATATCGATCCCTGCGGGGCTTTCAAAGATGAACTTGAAAATATTTCTCGTCTATACGGGAGCAGGGGCGGGCGTCTGGAGTGTTATCCTTATAGCTTTGGGGTACTTTATTGGAAAGAATCAGGAACTCATCCATGTGTATCTAAAAGAGATCACGATAGCGGCCGTCACGGCGGCAGTATTGTTGATAGCTGGATATGTCATTTACAAAAAAAAGAGAATCAAGGAGAAAGAATTATGATTGAAGTAGGAAAAACAGCACCGGACTTTTGTCTGCCGAACCAAGATGATGTAGAGATATGTTTAAGAGATCTGAGAGGCAAGTGGATAGTCCTGTACTTCTACCCAAAAGACAATACGCCGGGGTGTACGACGGAAGCCTGTGATTTCACCCAGACACAGATCGAGTTTGCGGATATGGATGCGATCATCATGGGCGTGAGTGCGGACAGTACGCTCAGCCATCAAAAGTTTATCGAAAAACATGATCTGGAGGTCACGCTGCTCAGTGATCCTTCTACTAAAATGATGCAGGATTATGATGTCTGGAAGATGAAAAAGAACTACGGCAAAGAGTATATGGGGATCGTAAGAACGACATATATCGTCTCTCCCGAAGGAAAAATCGCTGCGGGATGGGACAACGTAAAAGTGCGCGTAAAACGTAAGAAAGATGGTGAAACAATAGAAAAACTGCATGTAAACGAAGTCAAAGAGAAACTAAACGAGCTAAGAGCTTAGAGTTTACATACAGGGCTTTTATGTTTATATGTTAAAAGTCTTTAATATCTGTATCTCAGATAAAAACGGATGTCCTGCGCTTTGTCTACTACTTCGGAGCCGTGTCCGTTCGCCACTGCCTCGCTCATAGTCATAGGCGTTCCCGTTTCGCTTCCGAAAAATCCGTTGCTTCCGCTGTAATCGTAATCTATATACGTGTAACGGAGTTGAAGCGAAAGAATATTTCGTATCAGCGGTTCGGTAAAATAAGCTTCATAAGCATTCCCCCTGGCTGCCAGCTTCGAGCCGATATTCGTATCTTCTGCGTAGGTGATGCTTCTCCAGTATTTTGAGCCGTGATTGTATTCAAGACCCCATCTGCCGCTGTTGCTTATCAAAGAGGGAAACTGCACACCTATCCATTCGGAGTGGCCCGTTTTGGCATCCGGGCTGCCGAGCATGGTCTGTCCGCTTTTTGGATTTGTCTGAGATACTGCGCCGCTTATGAAAAATAGGGTATAGTCTAAAAAATCGCTTATTCCGTCGCCGATGCCGTTGACAACGAAATTAACGGTTCCGCTGTATAATCCGCCGACATTTTTGAACCCTGCAGAAGGATCGGAAGCATTGTTTTCATCGATAAGGTTGTTTGCATAATAAAATTGCGTTCCTATACTGTACTGCCCGTCATCATAGGGCACAAAGATCAATCCGGCCAAATCTATATCGTTTATGCTGTTTGTGTCTTTTGAATAGGGCGCCCCGCTGAATTTTGGCTGTGCATTGGTTCCGCCGCGGCCGGCGCAGAACTTCACATACATCCCCGAAACACCTGTCATTCTCTCAAGATCGAACTTTGAACTCAATCCGTCAAATTCGACATTGATAGTATGTCCCATAGGAGAAGCGGCAAGGTCGTCGTCGCGCAGGTTTACCAGATGACCGTTTGTGGAAGGTCGTCGCCCCAGACTGAAAGTCCACGGTATGTCTGTTCCTAAAAACGTATTGTTTTTGTAAAAAAAGTAAGCGGAACGAACTCTGATAGTGTCGTCGTAAGCATTTTCATTTGTTATCCAGTCAAAGTTTTCAAAGGAGTTGTTTGTACTTGCACCGCTTCTGGAACCGTAGGCTTTGTTATACGCGAGCTGTCCAGTAAAGCTGAGGTTATCGGTAGCCGCCCAGTTCATGCCAAGCCACAGTCTGTTCGTAAAAAAAGCATCGTTGTTGTTTGTCGAGCCGTCAGCCATCTTATACTGTATGTTTTCAACGGCACTTCTAAGATCGACGTTGAATTTTAAGTGGTTTCCACCAGTTTTTTTATGAAGATCGTCGATGCTCTCCTGTATATCGGCCAGTTTTTCCGACAGATCCTCTTTATCGTTTTTAGGCGTTTCTTTTACATCGATTTTTTTATTTTCCGCTTTCATTGAAGCGGATTCTTTTGCTTTTAAGTCGGCGATCTCCGCTTTTAGTTTATTTATCTCTTTTTCCATGGCTTCTAGCCGATCATACATCGAAGCTGCGCTTGCATTGCTTACAAGCAAAGTCGCTGCCATCAGAGAGATCATTACTTTCTTTTTCATTGGCCATCCCTGTTTTTATTATATTTTTGTAATATTTTTTGTTTGTGCATAGTAACTAAATATATTATAAAAACTAATTAAAACAGATCCCTTGCTTCTTGGAAAAAT is a genomic window containing:
- the nuoN gene encoding NADH-quinone oxidoreductase subunit NuoN, translating into MLSHVNVSLESLNIATLVPMLIPIIGALFILVIDLFKKDLSKSMYVMLSLLFVLLDFGSLIDFAIRFDTNGTLLGYFDLMLVDGLALLAQFVIVGASLLFIPLALTSKRFHEFSYSEFFALFLFMIAGFQFMVATDNLILIFIGLETASLALYTLIALHNRTKSFEAAVKYFTMGALAAGFYAFGSMIFYALSGSVEIHQIAAVFHADGFANLPYILIGVVFLLGAVGFKLSLVPFHTWAPDVYEGASASMAGYMSIVPKIAGFVVVMRLFEFLVHSGVVWMDVILYATVVITMTAPNIWALVQTDVKRMLAYSSISHAGFVMAAVLIATTQSNSALFLYWTLFTFTNLGSFSMLWISRQKNLPAGQSSDHPYTKFSGMIKTAPIAATIMALFMLSLAGIPPFGLFWGKLYMISSAVSGGYIVLALIMALNSAIAGYYYVKLIVYMFMKEPVPGLEGKVYSMNASTSLRTIIGIAAIGTVFAVIAINPLLEFITRFVYNSGY
- a CDS encoding flagellar protein, translating into MLKWLLLLMTPFYLYALEITFQAGKENFDKYSILHIRNDTPFICEPQLDDFKNINKVVCAFSKKPEKLFKPLNDDFFNVVSEVKKDTFFLIVTPVYKMKLLPDVFDLSNETTIYKSDVKLSRSWMMVGYKNKFSMLKEDKTPSIGLNIPITFAHKDLFYIGSLDIKGNPVHIKEARDVSAYLKAKKQYEKEDYAQSLAIINEIMNAYPDSIFMSELLYYKIKALSKLHKYEEVRELSKEYLRTYSSDENVPEILSLTAMAYSKLSLNSDADYFYDRLFSEHADSDFSKKGMIYKGDQLSDSGDTKKAREYYIRALNETKSIDTAAIAAEKIAKNYLGGTDSKKAKIYVDKILEADPSYFLKDPQDSILLAQRLADKKIFIEASKISQIVLKTLKRLDDDYEPLLKNSGVWLAKSDEKSDAIKLLNRYIKEFEYGSFLKEVQTTKDSLFFDTGDKNISAKLLNYDNLIKTYKGDSIGEKAIYKKAELLLDKQRYPELLNMKDALAKLDKTTYPGVDGMINKAATNLMKERLKEDRCSDVIDISTKYDIKLSNEFDDGLFKCYMKVSKFSSAKEIASKHIDSKILTQRMKWMYQYANVDFQIGEYKDSITIGNDLIKLIGKDKKSPYTDIYRLMFDAYQRAGNNNKMIEMMTKITDIFGDDFKDIERYVQMMTLGTALKDDSIIITYAQKVMDLQNNTSSYTQSPYVEFALYQAYLNKDDITRAMDTLYSLDDRKLNKEQRARQKYLLGSLLQKQWRYDEAKKEFKKSIEADKDSAWAKLAADAMKLI
- the miaA gene encoding tRNA (adenosine(37)-N6)-dimethylallyltransferase MiaA; translated protein: MKQIAIIGPTASGKSDLALNIAEKHDAYILSIDSLSIYKEIDIASAKPSAKELLKIRHFGINEINPNENFNVDIFINIYKNALSQAKHDNKNLVIVGGTTFYLKSLLQGLSQIPKIEQKIKDEVAELLLHPKDSYKLLYSLDEEYMKNIDPNDSYRIEKMLLIYKASGLTPSQWFLKHPPKPIIQDLEIYDIEVDRQTLRKRIEARSQKMLQMGIIDEVAYLEHKYTREPNCMKSIGISEVLEYLDGSVDKKKMLENISTHTAQLAKRQQTFNRTQFQDVITAPLLELEKRIRF
- the mqnP gene encoding menaquinone biosynthesis prenyltransferase MqnP, with amino-acid sequence MQRYISRLKDFNELVMFQHSIFSLPFIFIAMVVSADGWFGFRLLVLGILAAISARNFAMGLNRWADREFDRSNPRTASRPSVDGRLDATSIFIFTMVNALVFIAVAYLINALAFYLSVPILVVLGSYSYFKRFSEGAHIVLGISLGLAPLAGVVAVQESIPAWSVLLSIGVMFWVAGFDLLYSLQDIEFDKKNGLFSIPSRYGSEATLSISAFFHLLTVVFWSFFVVCANLGIFAYLAVIFSLLMLAYEHYLVRKDFTKIDKAFFTVNGYLGIVFFVFIILDKVFS
- a CDS encoding FtsW/RodA/SpoVE family cell cycle protein → MADRKLFVLTSILISMSILMSYSLTTYTVVLFDMGEFHFLIRQAVFGVLSILIMWFFAQLDPDVWLHRLGLILLITSMLLMIIMPFLPASLVSEVGGAKRWIKILGFSLAPVEFFKIGFIYFLAWSFSRKLGYHGGMGIKQEFLRFLPYAVIFVAIMFIIAFVQNDLGQVVVLGLTLLFMLMFAGSSFKFFLVLLFSAFSFFAFFVLTAEHRILRIKSWWSLAQNSILQLFPESIASHLRVPSSTEPYQIGHSLNAIHNGGIFGVGLGDGTFKLGFLSEVHTDFILAGISEELGFIGVLTVTVIFLWILQRIFKIANRSNDSVNYLFSLGIGLLISFAFLINAYGISGLAPIKGISVPFLSYGGSAIIAASMGIGMVLMASKKVNMDKKRLNG
- the murG gene encoding undecaprenyldiphospho-muramoylpentapeptide beta-N-acetylglucosaminyltransferase: MKFCITGGGTGGHLSIAEALCSSAITRGHEVVFIGSTNGQDRAWFGEHSGFSHTYFLETSGVVNKKGAAKVKALYHIFKAVLESRRIFKRHKIQAVISVGGFSAAPAAFASVISGLPLFIHEQNAVVGRLNSVLRSRAKYFISAYEKDSPIKGYPVKELFFSSSRVREELKTIIFLGGSQGAKAINDLALQTALSLKQKGINIIHQCGERDFKRVKEEYEKIGVEVELYSFTKDLNSLVSRADLAVSRAGASTLWELCANGLPAFFIPYPYAAGDHQFYNANFIVKKNMGWCEREGEDLKEKLLDILDEPLQQKSEKLIEHSHKNVAEEMIKLFESAI
- a CDS encoding DedA family protein gives rise to the protein MLAEFAQWLLATVFDWGYLGIFFLMAVESSFVPFPSEIILIPAGVLIADGKMNLYLVFAFSILGSLFGALVNYYLAMFVGRKFLDRFGKYFFISQNSLEKMDNFFENHGHISTFTGRLLPGIRQLISIPAGLSKMNLKIFLVYTGAGAGVWSVILIALGYFIGKNQELIHVYLKEITIAAVTAAVLLIAGYVIYKKKRIKEKEL
- a CDS encoding peroxiredoxin; protein product: MIEVGKTAPDFCLPNQDDVEICLRDLRGKWIVLYFYPKDNTPGCTTEACDFTQTQIEFADMDAIIMGVSADSTLSHQKFIEKHDLEVTLLSDPSTKMMQDYDVWKMKKNYGKEYMGIVRTTYIVSPEGKIAAGWDNVKVRVKRKKDGETIEKLHVNEVKEKLNELRA
- a CDS encoding DUF3373 family protein, coding for MKKKVMISLMAATLLVSNASAASMYDRLEAMEKEINKLKAEIADLKAKESASMKAENKKIDVKETPKNDKEDLSEKLADIQESIDDLHKKTGGNHLKFNVDLRSAVENIQYKMADGSTNNNDAFFTNRLWLGMNWAATDNLSFTGQLAYNKAYGSRSGASTNNSFENFDWITNENAYDDTIRVRSAYFFYKNNTFLGTDIPWTFSLGRRPSTNGHLVNLRDDDLAASPMGHTINVEFDGLSSKFDLERMTGVSGMYVKFCAGRGGTNAQPKFSGAPYSKDTNSINDIDLAGLIFVPYDDGQYSIGTQFYYANNLIDENNASDPSAGFKNVGGLYSGTVNFVVNGIGDGISDFLDYTLFFISGAVSQTNPKSGQTMLGSPDAKTGHSEWIGVQFPSLISNSGRWGLEYNHGSKYWRSITYAEDTNIGSKLAARGNAYEAYFTEPLIRNILSLQLRYTYIDYDYSGSNGFFGSETGTPMTMSEAVANGHGSEVVDKAQDIRFYLRYRY